The nucleotide window CGTAACTAGTTGAGTGATTTCCTCAACTTCTAGAAGGAGCACCAGGTGATGTTACATTAGATGCTGTCAATCTTTATGGACTACCAGACGCTCTAATAATTAGTTCTTcgattttttcacatatttttgtcTTGGTTTGCATTTCTAGAGTAGTTTTATCTGGTGTAGTCCATTTTACTGCATTTTCCTTCTATTTCAACACTGTAATTGTGTAATCTTCAACCTCTAGAAGCCGCACCAGCTGAAGCTAATTGAGACGCTATCAAATCtttgtttttgtactttttactTCTTTACGTCCAACAGTTCCCTGAACTGGAAGTTAACCAGCTCTTGAGGTTTTCTACTAGCAACTAACAGGACTTCTCGATATCCACTTCCATTGTTAATCCTTCTTAAACCATTAGGTAAAACCCAGCTCAACTCTCGTCGGTGTGTCCTTGTAACCTGATGAGCTTGTTTATTAATAGAATGGTTGAAGATGGTAAATAATGCAACCGTAGTTGCAGCTTCtctattcaatatatatttttgcagTCGAAGTTCATGATAATGACAACATTACAAAGGAAAAGAGCAATGAGAAAATTGTCAATACAACTGACCGAAGAAAAGGTAATGAGCTTAGAACAAACTCAAACTTACGTATACCTTGGGGTGGTTATCAAGGATGACAGTGATGAAGGAGAAAATCTGGAAGTGAAGATGACGAGGGGAAGTAAACAGTTGGGAGTGCTAAACGCCATAATAAGATCCCAAAAAATCTCCAGAAAAGCAAAGGtacatctatacaaaacaataataaaaccaaCAATGATCTACGGAGGCCAAAAGTGGATTCTTAACAAAGCAGAGGAAGAAATGTTACatatatgggaaagaaaaatactcaGAAGGCGATAGGAGAGGGTCGTAACCACTGACTAACTCTCTCCTTGTAATTGCGAGCCATTAGGGATGCCAATTTCGGTGATTTGTCGATGACATCGCGTTCTTCGGACGTTCAATATTCTTCGtcgtattagccaggaaagtagttgttttctcttttGTAGAATGGAAAGCAAAAATTTCGAATcatgaaattcgaaataataagtgtaaatagatattataatttttaattacctCATATATCACCTAATAATTTCACTCGGCTTAAATCCACTTGACTAATAGTTCACAGTTGGAAGTGAAGATGTCACCAGTCAGAAGACCTCTACTGAGGAATATTTAACTACATGAATCAAGTAGAAGCGCCGGCTGGCTGATTAGGATTAGAGACTCCGAACAAGAGGTCGTTTCGTCATTCTGAAGAGACGCAacaacgtcgaaactagtcagtggggCACCGGCCATTAAGGGTACCAATTTCGGCGGATTGTCGATGATATCCCGTTCTTCgaaggagatgtaattcaattatcaatatcaataatcttATAAATTCGTCATATGTCGATATAAACGAAAGATTTGACAACAATGTAACTACTAGCACTATAGAAAATCGTCGCAAAACTTGCGTGTAGTTGTGCAAGCcttaaatagaaatttatatcatcttttaacattattttgatatactCTAATAACTGTAGATATATTGGGCTATTAGGTACGttcttttctatatatattttttttcattttagcaAAACTGAGAACATTTTTGGCATCAATCCGATTATAATATCGACGATTTATATAATCCTCACACTATTCTTAGCCTCCATATTAAGAAAAATCGTCAAAatcgtatataaaaataatgaaaaattcagcaaacaattatttttggaatttatagCCACTATCGAGTTGTGTGCATGCTGTTATGAATTAATTATCAgtgagtataatttttttcaaaatttttagtattattcTGTTTActaataactataaatatcaAGCACAGAAAATTTTGAACGTGAAATATGACTATTTAAATGCTCCATATCTTAGATTCAGTATTTtctatactgaatacactgtttacaccaacactcaaaattacactatctgatgaacgtttcgataaccaagctatcgtcttcagagactgaaggtaaactaaaatctaatgacttgtcttacctgttttatactaaattttttcaccaataaaccttctcccgcgaaaattaatccCAGCGGGAaaaaaactccttggcgggaatcttcacatgCATTCTTTGACTACTGAACTATAGactgggctgtaaggaattggctcCCTTTGACCCTATTTCAATCCTctttatacaaaaggattggaaggaatatttagcagagtggattttaaattggtttatgaATCCAACAATAcgttaaaacaattgttggacAATCCTAAggaaaaaaataccaaatttggaacagagtggtatatatgaaattagctgtggtgattgtgacggaaagtatattgggcagactaagagatccgttattgtgcGGTTTAAAGAACACatagttaatttgaaatatggacggaccggaaaatcaaGTATTGCGAGTCacaatcatgaaataaatattaataatataaaattgttaaaatatgtatccaataataaattgctggatgcatttgaaagcattgaaattgctagatgtaagagtaaCTTAATAgagacaaagggccaattccttacagcccactctaaaGTTTAGTAGTCAAcgaatgaatgtgaagattcccgccaagcAATTTTATCCCGTTGGAATtcattttcgcgggagaaggtttattggtgggaaaatttagtataaagcaggtaagtcaagttattagattttagttaaCCTTCAGTCTACCTCAAAAATATTCACTCgtaaccaaaaaaaatcatctCTGGTGACACCTCTGCAAACAAGAATTCTGCCTGAAAATAGATACAACAAATGATAAAGCCGCTCAACCGTTCACCCTATTGTGACAAGGCCAGAGTCAGGGAGAAGTGGCTAGTGCGCTAAACATGAGTCAGTCTGCTATTTCCAAAATTTACCTTCATCGTAGACGCAGCTCCGGAAAAAAAGGTGCACATCCAAGAGAGATAGCCGACTCATTATCCACAAAAGCTCAGATACACGCGAGGAGTGGCTGGACAGTCAGAAAAAGACTTAAAGCAGCTAAAAATGGTCAGATACTGGGCCGAAATTAACCCCAGCCCGTCTACGATTTGCCACAGCTTAATGAAAGCAAAAAACCGAGTTGGTTTTCATTGAAACTGACTGTGGAGCGGGGAGAACAACGGCGAATCACtacatagaaaatatttaagagAATCACGTCGTTCCCTACACCAATCTCATCGGAGAAAGCTTGAGAGAAAAGTTTGGGTTGGAAATTGGACCTCAAAACGGCGTTCAACGAAGAATTGTATAGCATCGAACAAGATCGATTGAAGAAACTAATTTGATCCATGAAAAAGCGATTGGAAGCCGTTATTAGGACCAGGGAAGGGAAAACTGAATATTGAttagataatttcaaatattattttgacgaatttaaACTTGTATTTTCTTTACCGTTAATAATGATCCTATTTCATTGTTTAAGATTCCTTttcgtttgaaattttttggttttgagATGCTAAAATCTCAATGgaagttacaaattttttgctaCAGACTTTTGACCGCGAGCGTGGGACTTGAGTCGATTTCTTTCGCTCACGAGtgtatttaaaacaaacaaaaatatcatcatTTCAATTAAGTGTTTCAAGTATGAACATAGATTTGGGTCCTCAAACGTCTAATCGAGATTGCGCATTTAGTCACAAATaaccaaataaagaaataacGAAGCAAAACTTCACAATCATGGCATCGCAATCACTAATCAGCTGATTCGttcacaaaaaatgtatttttagttGCCGATAATTGGGGTATTTGGGCGTACGCCCTATACCTCTTTCTATTAACAATTTGGTGGGGATCGAATTGGGAAGAAGCGTCGGCTTGTCCTTACAATCCTGTTGAAGAAGTCGTCGAAGGAAGCAGAGACGTTAAATCAGCTCTTTGGATAATCGGCTCGCAACTTTTAGGAGCTCTCGTTACATTCAggttaatatttaattgaattactTTTCGTATTACACTCGTATACAATTTCTGTTTGAATAGGTATGTCCAAGTACTTTGGTCGCTAGAATTGGTCGAGACTCACGTCGATAAAGCTTACGAAGATTGTACGACGGATTTGCAAGTCGAAACCAGTATGGGGGTGATAATCGAAGGGGCGGCGACGTGTTTATGCAGGGTAGTATCAAGAATATTGGGAGAAACTAACGCCAAATTGGGAAATTATTTCGATGCTTTTTTCTGTACTATGATGGTGGTCGCAGGttagtaattttatattttttcaattgattagaTTATATGTATACAGGGtaacataaaaaagtatttttataaattattttcaagaaaaatttcgGGTGTGAATCAATTTGTGAACATTTTTCAccaatttgaaatcaaaataatcaatctgCTCTATATTATCGGTATGAATtgagaaatttcataaattttaccGTGAAAATTTCGAGAAACAATATTTGTAacatgtaaataaattttcgaatagtttttgtttttcagagTCTTCAAAAACAGGATAAAGAAGcggaaatttttaatcaatttatgacatttccaatttttttgcgAGCTGAAAATCACTTTGTGGACATTTTTGACTGGTCATTGGCTTAAAAGGGCCTTTAAAAACGTAACTAGAATGTGAAAACAAACGATTGATAATCAAAACAagacatattaaaaatatatcgtaTCTTCAAAGGTTTCAAAATAGAATCAGAGAGTTGTGAACCAATTCGTGAACATTTTTCACAAGTTTGAGCTTCATATGACTTTTAAAAACGTAACTGTGGTGtgaaaacagtcaaaacatgaaattttcacaatagATCTTGTCCTTAAAGATTGTGAAACAACCGATTTGGTCTTAATCTTATCTTTATGTCAAGTTATATTCATATCAGTATTGTCAAAACAGATTTGTGAGTGAATTTAAGTAATTGTGAACAAATTTGTGAACGGATTTCTCCATTTTTAGCTCATGtagaacttgaaaaaaataaataggaagTGGAAACAAATGATTTTGTCATAAACTATCTTAATGTAAAGTTATGTTGAGATGAATCTTTTTAAGACAGATGTGTGACTGCATTTAAGGAATTTTGAACGAATTGTAAACGGGTTACTAGATTGTGAAACTTTTTGAAAcatgaaaaacataaataagaaGGTGAAACAACCGATTTGGTCTTAATATTATCTTTATGTCAGGttatattcatatgaatattgtCAAAACAGATTTGTGAGTTAATTTGAGGAAGTGTGAACAAATTTGAGAACGGATTTCTCTGTTTTGAGCTCTTTTGAACCCTGAAAAATAAATAGGAGGtggaaacaaattataaacaatatatttggGCTCAAACTACCTTAATGCAGAGTTATGTTTAAATGAAACTTGTCAAGACAGATTTGTGACGCATATATGGAATTGTGAACGAATTTGTGAACGGATTTCTGTATTTCGATGTTTTGTGGGTATAAATTAGAAGTGGAAGCAACCAATTTGTTCTCAAACTATCATTATAACTtaacatattcaaatatatcatcTCATAATAGGTTTGAGAATAAAGAGAaacaatttgagaaaatttttcacgAATTTTGGCTTCTATAGACTTGAAGAAGCTCTGTAGACGTGTAAAAGCTATTTTAACAGCTGATTTATAAAGATATCTACTGTAAAGTAAATTCATTATCAGAgtttatcatatttaaatagaaatttcatCATTTGTTGGTCAATTGATGAAAAAGATCGAATTgataatgaatattaaaattttcactttatgtTTCAGCTTTCAATTTTTCCGGTGGTTACTTTAACCCCGCCTTGGCGACGTCATTAAAATTGGGCTGCGACGGAAACACTTTCGTAGAACACGTTCTTGTTTATTGGTTCGGAGCTACTGCAGGTGCTGTACTTTCAATCTTCCTCTTCAAAGCTACGTATATCCAAGACATAATCTCTTCGTTGAAGccaaaaattgaatagaaaaaaattatttgcaaacgtggattttttttaaacgaaaattttcaatccaattttttcttttgtcaaatttatttatatttgccAATTTTCCTAATGTGTTCAAATATTCGCAATTTACAATAtcgattatttataaataaattgttatttgttattgtttttattggaaaaaattctcCAAAACATCAACAAACAGAAGAATGTATCGCAAAAATTACTCGAGTGTGTTTAAATCACATAGACGAAAATCCATGATaccagtagttcaaatgtaacTAAGTTATAATAAAAGGCTATAAtcatcatgaaaaaaattgcaaagTGAATTATAATGATTATAAGAGTAGCTTTGGCTATGTATTAGCCAAAATAGGAAGTGAAACATGTTTTGTCTGCATTTTCGCATCCTTCAAGgctaattttggaaaaatgccCATTtctttcaaagttttcaaaactattgatgtacttttaaattttattccacAATAAAAGCGATTGAATGTTAATAGAAACGATACGATTAGGAATAAAAGCGATTGCAATGGATAACAAGTGATTAAAAGCGACTTGCAGAAATTAGAAATGATTAATAGGGATTGTATGAAAGTCATTTATCGGTAATAATAAGCGATTAGAAGTGAGTTGAAACGATTAGGATGAATAAATAGCGATCGTACGCATTGGAAATTGATCGAATACATATAAAAGTGATTGTAATGAATAAACAGTGTTTATATGCATACATAATCTACTGTAGGTGATCgcaaattattagaaatgaatAGGAGTGATTAAAAAGTGATTAGAATGGATAAATGAATAGGTTATAACTGGTGATTGTAAGTGAATTAGAGCAGttaaaagttattagaaaagATAAATAGTGACTATTTGGATAGAAAATGGATTATCGGCGTTAACGAGGTGATTCGAGGTGAATGAAAGTGATAAGAATTGATAAATCGTTATATGGATTGAAAATCAGTTGTAGGTTATTAAAAGCAATTAAAAGTGATTAAAACCGACTAGAAACAATTGGAATAAACAGATCGTGATTGTGAAGCGACTAGAAGTGATTAAGGGGtataaataatgattgaaatcgATGAGAAGCCTgtaagaatattgaaaattaattatgagAGATTATAAGTAATTGGAGACAATTATAAGCGACTCAAGAAACAATCAAAATTGATTGGAAGTGATTAGAGACAGTTATATACgaataaaagttataaatgaaTGATTAGTGGCAATTGAAAGTGATTAAAAACGATTGCAAATGAGTAATTTAGTAAAAAAGTGATGAATTAGTGATTCATGACAATAGAAAATGATTGAATGCGATTATAAATAACTTAAGGAAATAAATCGTGATTTAAAGCCATTAATGATGATTAAAAGTGATTTTAGGGGATTGTAAAGTGATCGAAATATGATTAGAAGCTACTAAAAGAGATATATCGTGCTTAGAAACGATTAGTAAAGGTTAAAAGTGACCGTAGGAAATTGGGAAGTGATTAAAAGCGGTTAGAAGTGActataaaagaataaaagtgataaataagTGATGAGAGTTTGTTAAGTGATTGAAAACAACTAGAAGTGACCAAAAGAGATATATCGCTATTATGGATGATGAAAAGTGATCGCGGggattaaatattgatttaaaagtgattaaaaacgaataaaagtgcatcgaaaaataacaaaaggACATAAATcgtgattaaaaactattcgtAACGGTTAAAAGTTACCGTAGTGAATTGAAAAGTGATAAAAAGCGAATAGGAGTgacttaaaataaataaaagtgattATTAGCGATTTTGGAGTTATTAAAAGTCTAAAAGAGATAAATTGTGGTAAGAACCGACTAGTGGCGATTAAAAGTAATTGTAGGGGATTGAAAATGATTGAAGGCGATTACAATTGcgtgtagaaataaaaatatatgacagGGGTTTGGTTACTGGAGTCAATTTGAGACTGTAAGTTCACTACGTGAGGATAAGATAAATTCGATTTTAGGGATTTGGGGTAAGTAAATAAAACGATCTATCGTCAaatcaagtttttattataaagaattaATTCGATAAATGTATAAAACGataatttccaataaatcataaaatcaataaatcaatttcttATCAATTATCGAATTCTGAATAAATAGGGAGGAAAAAAtcctcaaatatatatttatttatatatatatttctattctaGGGTCGTTAATATCTCTGCTAGAATGCGAAACGCGTGCAGCAACAATTGAAAAATCGCGCTTtaattcatagaaaaaattttatcaaaaagtggagaaaaattttgcaaatcGAGTCGctgttaagaaaaaaatcaacgtAATGATTCGAAAATCGTTCAACGGCTGCTGCAATTTTCTATAATACGATTAAATAGTagtttttttcaacaatttcgtTTATGTGCAgttaaatctaaatttttttcattttatttttgccTGAAatactagaatattttttaaatgttttttcgaTATGCACATCCCCAGCATATAGCGAATTACCGCCCCAATACCACTCTAAACGAGGAAAAccgtataataaaattataaaaaaatacaaaatctcatgagaaaattatagaaatttaaaaaaattcgttgtGATTCGcgatattttcaagaaaaaaaatttctttgtctTATAATAAACGAACTCTTTATTTTTGGTATGTTTAGTTTAATAccattgaattgaaaaaaaaatacgaaaaaattcaaGACAATTTcgcaaaaaaatcaataaacaaaattgtacgAAGCGCCACGAAGCATACAGAACTGGAgcacacaaaaaaacaaacggCAACAAATGGAACCATAGGACACAAAAAAGATGCAAAGGATTTAAAGCGATCGAAAGCATAAAAGCGATTAGAAACGATAAACTACGATTGTGACTAATGGAAATCAGTTAGAAGCGATCCAAAGTGATTACATATGAAGTAAATCGATTTCAAacgatgaaaaataatcaaaagtgttaacaaagaaaaataaatcgattttaaatgataaaaaactatcaaatattGTTACAAGTTGAATTAAAgtgattatttatattaaaatcgaTTGTAATTGAATTGTAATTGAAGAGGAGTGATTCAAACTCCATTTTCTACGGGAGAAAATCGATTATGAGGGATGGAAAGTGATTAGAATCGATCTTAAGTGATTACAGAAAATTAAATCGATAATAAGTGATTCGGGACGATTGATAGTGATCTTTTATGGTAATAAATCTATTATAAGCGATAAAAAGCAATCGCAAATAagtataaaacaatttaatcgATTATAAGTGATTTGGATCGATTTTAAGTGAtcatttatgaatataaatcaattataaGCGATCAAAAGCAATCGCAAGTAATTATAGAACACTTCTATAGATTACAAGTGATTCGGAACGATTGAT belongs to Diorhabda carinulata isolate Delta chromosome X, icDioCari1.1, whole genome shotgun sequence and includes:
- the LOC130902197 gene encoding aquaporin-11 yields the protein MYEAKVKVGEMVKKTKKSYWRVTKKTLKHLGILGFSKTENIFGINPIIISTIYIILTLFLASILRKIVKIVYKNNEKFSKQLFLEFIATIELCACCYELIIIADNWGIWAYALYLFLLTIWWGSNWEEASACPYNPVEEVVEGSRDVKSALWIIGSQLLGALVTFRYVQVLWSLELVETHVDKAYEDCTTDLQVETSMGVIIEGAATCLCRVVSRILGETNAKLGNYFDAFFCTMMVVAAFNFSGGYFNPALATSLKLGCDGNTFVEHVLVYWFGATAGAVLSIFLFKATYIQDIISSLKPKIE